The nucleotide sequence TCACCAGCCACCGCCATCTCGCCGAAGAGGCGGTCGACAAGCTGGCCGAGCGCCTGCCCGCGCTGTCCCGCCCGGCCTGGACCGCCAGCGAACCGCTGCCCGGCGGCGATTTCCCGCACACCGAGCAGGCCGGAGTGATTGCCCTGCTGCAGCGCGACTATTCCTTCCTCGGCGAACGCGACGCCACCAGGATTGTCCGCGCCTACGGGACGCTGGCGCGCGACTGGCTGGGGACGGCTCGCGCGTGGGACGACCTCGGCCGCCAGTTCGGCGCCGGGCTCAGCGAAGCCGAAGTCGATTACCTCAAGCGCGAGGAATGGGCGCAGACCGCCGAGGACGTCCTGTGGCGCCGAACCAAGCTGGGGATGCACATGAGCGAGGCCGGGCAGGTGGCGCTGTCGGAATATTTAGGCAGCTAATGCCTCCCCGGGGACGGGGAGGGGGACCACCGAAGGTGGTGGAGGGGATTCGCCCCAAGCGATGCCGCATTAGGCCGCGACTCCCCTCCGTCAGCCGCCTGCGGCGCCTGACACCTCCCCGCACCGGGGAGGAACTATTTCGGCGCCTTGACCCGCGCGAGCAGCGCCTCGACCTGCACCTGGCTGCCTTCGGACACCGACAGTTCGGCCACGGTTCCCGCGAACGGCGCTGTGAGCGCGTGCTCCATCTTCATCGCCTCGAGCACCAGCAGCCGCTGCCCCACCTCGACCGCATCGCCCTCGGCGACATCGACCGCGATCACCTTGCCCGGCATCGGCGCGAGAATGTCGCCATCGTGGGCGGAGTGGTGGCCGGAGCCCTCGGGACGGGAAAGCCGGATGCGGTGTGCGAAGCCTTTCTCAAAATAGATTCGTGTGGGGCCGTCGATGACACTTCGACGCAAGCTGTCATACGCCAACGCATGCGAGCCAACGGACGTCTCGGCAGTCTCCCCGTCTACCTCGAGGCGTACAGTTCGCTGTTGAGGAGCATTCAGTCGGAATCCGAAGCGAAGTTGCTGAAACTCATGCGCTAGATCGTTGAGGCCATCGGGCAGCAATTCAGTGGCAAAATCGTCCGCTGCGTATTGTAGTAGTGCGTCGTCGGCTTTGGGTGCTCCAATAAGCCTTTCGAGGTTGTCCCCAATGAACGCCGTCGTCATCGAACCCTCTCGGACATCCTCTTCATCGCATAGGCGCGCGAGAAACCACGCGTTGGTTCTGACTGGCTCGATTTCAACTGCTTCACAGGCGTTTGCTAGCAAATCGAGCGCTTCATTTCGATTTTTACCCCAGCAAATTATCTTGGCGATCATCGGGTCATAGAAAGGCGAAATTAGGTCTCGTTCTTCAACCCCCGTATCGACCCTCGGCTCACCGCCGGTGGCGACGCTTGCGATGCCGGTTTTCGGAAGCAGCATATAATCCAGCCGCCCTGTGCTCGGCAGGAACCCCTTCGCCGGATCCTCCGCATAGAGCCGCGCTTCGATCGCCCAACCGTCGATGCTCAGCTCGTCCTGCCTGAGCGGCAGCGGCTCGCCGCTCGCCACGCGCAGTTGCCATTCGACCAAATCGACCCCGGTGATCTCTTCGGTCACCGGATGTTCGACCTGCAGGCGGGTGTTCATTTCCATGAAGAAGATGCGGTCGGCCTTGAGGCCTTCGGAAGCATCGGCGATGAATTCGATGGTGCCGGCGCCGACATAGTCGACCGCCTTGGCGGCGCGCACGGCGGCGCCGCAGATCGCCTCACGCGTCGCTTCATCCATGCCGGGGGCGGGGGCTTCTTCGATGACCTTCTGGTGGCGCCGCTGCAGGCTGCAATCGCGCTCGAACAGATGGACGACATTGCCGTGCGTGTCGCCGAACACCTGTACTTCGATATGCCGCGGGCTGGTGATCCATTTCTCCAGTAGGACCTCGTCGTTGGCAAAGCTCGACTTAGCTTCACGTTTGCAGGATTCGAGCGCGGCGAGGAAATCCTCCGGCGCATCGACCTTGCGCATCCCCTTGCCGCCGCCACCTGCGACGGCCTTTATGAGTACCGGATAACCGATTGAGTCCGCTTCTTTCTTGAGCCGTTCGGGAGACTGGTCTTCGCCGAGATAGCCCGGGGTAACCGGCACGCCGGCCTCCTGCATCACCTTCTTGGCCGCGTCCTTCAGGCCCATCGCCTCGATGCTTTCGGGAGCGGGTCCGACCCAGGTGATCCCGGCGTCGATCACGGCGCGGGCGAAGTCCGCGTTCTCGCTCAGGAAACCGTAGCCGGGGTGGATAGCGTCGGCCCCGGTCTCCGTCGCGGCGGCGATGATCCTTTCGCCCACGAGGTAGCTCTCGGCCGCGGGCGAGGGGCCGATATGCACCGCTTCGCCGGCCATGCGGACATGCAGCGCCTTGGCGTCGGCGTCGGAATAGACCGCGACCGTGGCAATCCCCATCGCCTTCGCGGTGCGCATGACCCGGCAGGCGATTTCGCCGCGGTTGGCTATCAGCAGCTTTCGTATCATCGGTAACCGGTTAGCCGATGCATCGCGCAAGAGCTAGCCGTCACTCCTCGTCGGGCAGCGGGGTCATCGGCATAGGAGCGACGGGACCAGCCATGCGCGCGGCGGTCATCAGGCTGCCGCGCGTATGCTGCGGCCATTCTTCCGGCTCGGGCGCACCGCGCAACGCTTCGACGAAAGCGCGGGCGACGAAGCCGAGCTTGGCCAGGCCGCCCGTATGGATACGATGATCCCATGCGTGCGGCCCCGCTGCGCGCACCTTGCGTCCGATCGCGCCGTAGATATTGGCGGCGGACAGCACCGCCCAGCGCTGGCGAAAGCGTAGTCCGTTGGCGCCGTAGCGCGCCGCAGCCTCGTGCACTTCGGCGAGGTCGAGCATCCGCCCGACCAGTTCGACCAGTTGCTCGCGGTACTCGGGCCGCAGCCGCATGCCGGGCGGCAGGTCGGCCTCGGCCTGCCACTCGGTCGGGATGTAGCAGCGCCCCGCGGCATCGTCGTCGGACACATCGCGGGCGATGTTGACCAGCTGGAAGGCAAGCCCGAGATCGCAGGCGCGGTCGAGCGTCTCGTGGTCCTCGCCCGAGACGCCCATGACCTTGGCCATCATCACCCCGACCGCGCCCGCGACGTGGAAGCAATAGCGCATCAGGTCTTCCTCGGTGCGCGGGCGCCAGCCCTGCGCATCGAGCGCGAAGCCCTCGATCACGTCGTCGGCCTCTTCCTTGGTTAGGCGGCATTCGGCGCTGACCTGGTTGAAGGCGTCGAAGGCCAGTTCGGCCGTCGGTTGGCCTTGCAGCGCACGTTCGGTGAGAATGCGGATGGCAAGAATGCGCTGCTTGTTGCTGGCGTCGTCGAGCTTGAGCACGCTGACAGGCGCGCTCTGGCCATGGTCCTGCCCGTCGGCGATGTCGTCGCAGCGCCGGCACCATGCATAGAGCAGCCAGACCCGCTCGCGCGTCGGCTTGTCGAACAGCTTGCTGGCTAGCGAGAAGCTCTTGCTGCCGCGCGCGATCGACTTTTTTGCTTGGCGCACCAGCGCCGCCCGTTCGCGTCCCCCGCCGACCTGGCGCGGGGTCTGCCGCAATATGCTGGACGAAACCAGCCGCCGGTTACCGAACCGCAGGATGCGTCCCGGCATCTAGAGGTCCTCGGCCTTCATCTGGAAGATCGGCGTGTGCGGC is from Croceibacterium aestuarii and encodes:
- a CDS encoding phytoene/squalene synthase family protein yields the protein MPGRILRFGNRRLVSSSILRQTPRQVGGGRERAALVRQAKKSIARGSKSFSLASKLFDKPTRERVWLLYAWCRRCDDIADGQDHGQSAPVSVLKLDDASNKQRILAIRILTERALQGQPTAELAFDAFNQVSAECRLTKEEADDVIEGFALDAQGWRPRTEEDLMRYCFHVAGAVGVMMAKVMGVSGEDHETLDRACDLGLAFQLVNIARDVSDDDAAGRCYIPTEWQAEADLPPGMRLRPEYREQLVELVGRMLDLAEVHEAAARYGANGLRFRQRWAVLSAANIYGAIGRKVRAAGPHAWDHRIHTGGLAKLGFVARAFVEALRGAPEPEEWPQHTRGSLMTAARMAGPVAPMPMTPLPDEE
- a CDS encoding acetyl/propionyl/methylcrotonyl-CoA carboxylase subunit alpha → MIRKLLIANRGEIACRVMRTAKAMGIATVAVYSDADAKALHVRMAGEAVHIGPSPAAESYLVGERIIAAATETGADAIHPGYGFLSENADFARAVIDAGITWVGPAPESIEAMGLKDAAKKVMQEAGVPVTPGYLGEDQSPERLKKEADSIGYPVLIKAVAGGGGKGMRKVDAPEDFLAALESCKREAKSSFANDEVLLEKWITSPRHIEVQVFGDTHGNVVHLFERDCSLQRRHQKVIEEAPAPGMDEATREAICGAAVRAAKAVDYVGAGTIEFIADASEGLKADRIFFMEMNTRLQVEHPVTEEITGVDLVEWQLRVASGEPLPLRQDELSIDGWAIEARLYAEDPAKGFLPSTGRLDYMLLPKTGIASVATGGEPRVDTGVEERDLISPFYDPMIAKIICWGKNRNEALDLLANACEAVEIEPVRTNAWFLARLCDEEDVREGSMTTAFIGDNLERLIGAPKADDALLQYAADDFATELLPDGLNDLAHEFQQLRFGFRLNAPQQRTVRLEVDGETAETSVGSHALAYDSLRRSVIDGPTRIYFEKGFAHRIRLSRPEGSGHHSAHDGDILAPMPGKVIAVDVAEGDAVEVGQRLLVLEAMKMEHALTAPFAGTVAELSVSEGSQVQVEALLARVKAPK